A single region of the Halogeometricum sp. S3BR5-2 genome encodes:
- a CDS encoding aldo/keto reductase gives MKTVELNNGVEMPILGFGTYQIEDLDECERSVSEALETGYRLIDTAASYENEEAVGRAIEKSDVPRDEVFVTSKLWVQDTGYEATLDAFERSLDRLGLDYLDLFLIHQPYGDVHCSWQAMEDLYEDGKIRAIGVSNFHPDRVMDLMVHNDVVPAVNQIETHPFYQRTEDAAFLEEHGIQHESWGPFAEGQNNIFEHDVLTTIGDRYDKSAAQVVLRWLIQREIVAIPKSVHADRIAENFEVFDFELTDEEMETIAELNQGESQFFDHRDPEMVKWLGEAERET, from the coding sequence ATGAAGACAGTTGAACTCAACAACGGTGTAGAGATGCCGATTCTCGGATTCGGCACGTATCAAATCGAGGACCTCGACGAGTGCGAACGAAGTGTTTCGGAAGCCCTCGAAACAGGGTATCGACTCATCGATACTGCGGCGTCGTATGAGAACGAGGAGGCGGTCGGGCGGGCAATCGAGAAGAGCGACGTGCCGCGAGACGAGGTGTTCGTGACGTCGAAGCTCTGGGTGCAGGACACTGGCTACGAAGCCACCTTGGACGCGTTCGAGCGGTCGCTGGACCGACTGGGCCTCGACTACCTCGACCTGTTTCTGATTCATCAGCCCTACGGCGACGTCCACTGTTCGTGGCAGGCTATGGAAGACCTCTACGAGGACGGCAAGATCAGGGCGATCGGGGTCAGCAACTTCCATCCCGACCGCGTGATGGACCTTATGGTCCACAACGATGTCGTCCCGGCCGTCAATCAGATTGAGACGCATCCCTTCTACCAGCGAACCGAGGATGCAGCATTCCTTGAGGAACACGGCATCCAACACGAGTCGTGGGGGCCGTTCGCCGAAGGCCAGAACAACATCTTCGAGCACGACGTGCTGACCACGATTGGAGACCGCTACGACAAATCCGCTGCACAGGTGGTGCTTCGATGGCTTATTCAGCGCGAGATTGTCGCCATTCCGAAGTCGGTCCACGCCGACCGGATCGCCGAGAACTTCGAGGTCTTTGACTTCGAACTCACCGACGAGGAAATGGAGACGATCGCCGAACTAAACCAGGGCGAAAGCCAGTTCTTCGACCACCGAGATCCGGAGATGGTGAAGTGGCTGGGGGAAGCTGAGCGCGAGACCTAA